The Streptomyces sp. NBC_00335 DNA window CTCCTGGGTGGCCATGACGGCCCAGCGCTACCTGCACGCCTACAACCTGACCCCGGAGGCATTCGGCCACGTCGCGGTCACCGACCGCCGGCACGCCGCGAACAATCCGGCCGCGTACTTCTACGGCAAGCCCATCACCCTCGCCGACCACGCCGCCTCGCGCTGGATCGTCGAGCCGCTGCGGCTGCTCGACTGCTGCCAGGAGACGGACGGCGGCCAGGCCATCGTCGTCACCACCGCCGAACGAGCCCGTGACCTGCGGCAGAAGCCCGCCGTGATCACGGCGGCGGCACAGGGCGCGGGCCGCCGCCAAGAGGCCATGTCCTCCTTCTACCGGGACGGCCTCACCGGGCTGCCGGAGATGGACGTGGTCGCCCGCCAGCTGTGGCGGACCAGTGGACTGCGTCCCTCGGACATCGACGTCGGCATCCTCTACGACCACTTCACGCCGTTCGTGCTGATGCAGCTGGAGGAGTTCGGCTTCTGCGCTCCGGGGGAGGCGGCCGATTTCGTGGCCGCGGACGCGCTGCCGCTCAACACCCACGGTGGCCAGCTCGGGGAGGCGTACCTGCACGGCATGAACGGCATCGCCGAGGCGGTCCGCCAGCTGCGCGGAACCTCCGTCAACCAGGTCTCGGGCGCCGCCCACGCTCTGGTCACCGCCGGTACCGGGGTCCCGACCTCCGGGCTGATCCTGGGCGCGGACGTCTGATCCGTCCCTTGTAGAAGCCCCGCGGAAGCCACGCCTCCTCCACCTTCAGGAGGTGGGGCGGGCCCCACCCCTACAACCTGAGGGGGATCCCGCTTCGGCACTTGCGGCCGATCCGGTGGGGCCGCGCCGCTCCTAGCGTGGAGGCATGACCACGCCTGTGTGCACGCTCGCCTCGAATCCGACGCCGTACCCGTCGTTCTCGGCGTACGTCCGGACCCGCGGCACGGTCCTGATGCGCACCGCGCGCTCGCTCACCGCCAACCCCTGCGACGCCGAGGACCTGCTCCAGACGGCGCTTGCCAAGACGTACGTCGCGTGGGACCGCATCGAGGACCACCGCGCCCTGGACGGCTACGTCCGCCGGGCCCTGGTGAACACCCGCACGAGCCAGTGGCGCAAGCGCAAGGTCGACGAGTTCGTCTGCGACGAGCTACCCGAGGCCGACGAGCCGCCGGCCGCCGACCCCGCCGAGGCACAGGCGCTGCGCGACGCCATGTGGCGCGCGGTGACCCGGCTGCCCGACCGGCAGCGGGCGATGGTCGTCCTGCGCTACTACGAGGACATGAGCGAGGCCCAGACCGCCGAGCTGCTCGGAGTCTCCGTGGGCACCGTCAAGAGCGCCGTTTCCCGGGCGCTGGTCAAGCTCCGCGAAGACCCGGAACTGACGCCCGTCCGCTGAGTCAAGGCGAGCCCGGCGCCACCCGCCCGATGTTTCACGTGAAACATCGGGCCCCGTTTTCTA harbors:
- a CDS encoding lipid-transfer protein, translating into MSVRTRDQLGGRAAIAGIGATEFSKDSGRSELKLAVEAVHAALDDAGLTPADVDGMVTFTMDTSPEITVAQAAGIGDLSFFSRIHYGGGAACATVQQAALAVATGVAEVVVCYRAFNERSGRRFGSGVQQREPSAEGAALGWSLPWGLLTPASWVAMTAQRYLHAYNLTPEAFGHVAVTDRRHAANNPAAYFYGKPITLADHAASRWIVEPLRLLDCCQETDGGQAIVVTTAERARDLRQKPAVITAAAQGAGRRQEAMSSFYRDGLTGLPEMDVVARQLWRTSGLRPSDIDVGILYDHFTPFVLMQLEEFGFCAPGEAADFVAADALPLNTHGGQLGEAYLHGMNGIAEAVRQLRGTSVNQVSGAAHALVTAGTGVPTSGLILGADV
- a CDS encoding SigE family RNA polymerase sigma factor; its protein translation is MTTPVCTLASNPTPYPSFSAYVRTRGTVLMRTARSLTANPCDAEDLLQTALAKTYVAWDRIEDHRALDGYVRRALVNTRTSQWRKRKVDEFVCDELPEADEPPAADPAEAQALRDAMWRAVTRLPDRQRAMVVLRYYEDMSEAQTAELLGVSVGTVKSAVSRALVKLREDPELTPVR